Sequence from the Cetobacterium ceti genome:
GAGAAAAAATGTTTGGTCTTATGAAATGGTTAGATGATATGAATACTTATTTTAATAAAAATATAGAGAAGATTTTAAATTTAACATCTATTGAAAATATTCATTTACATTTAAATCAATATTTTATAGAACAACAAACATTTCAATTAAAATTTAAAGAAAGTTTTGAAATTATTAAAAATGATGAACTTTATTATGAAAACTTAGATGATGAATTGAGAAATTATCTTATTAATTATGCTGAAAAATGTAGAGAAGAATTAAGAGATTCCAATTCTAATATTGAAATGAAACTTATTATAGAAAATAAAAAGAACAAAAAATAAAAAAGGCAGGTATGCACTACCCACCATTCTCTGACAGGAATATTATAGTGTATACCTCCTAAATTTGCAACATAATTTTTAGGAGGTTTTTTTATGATTAATGGAACAGGAGAAAACAATATGAACTTCATAAAGAAAAATGATTTAGATAATTTTACACATTTACAAATACCTAAAGTCATTTGGACTTTATTTCTTAAAAAGAAAATAGATCAGTCAACATTTAAAATATATATTGAACTTTTTGACAGAATTAAGTTATCCGCTTATAACAATTGGATTGATGAAGATGGAAATATCTATATCAAATATTCTTATGATGAATTAAAAGAAATATTGGGAGCTAAAAGTGATGGAACTATTGCCAATGCTTTAAAACAATTAAAAGAATTAAAATTACTAACTCAAGTAAAAGGTTTTAATACTTCTAGTATATTTTATTTAAGTAATATCTTAGAAAAAGAAGTTAGAACAAAAATTCAAGAAAAATTAAAAGAACCTAGTAAATCTGACAGTTCTTCAAAAAATTGCAGTACTATAAAAAATTGTAGTCCAGTTCTTCAAAAAACTGAAGAACAGTCCTCTAAAAAATTAGAGGCTAATCATAATAACTATAATCATAATAACTTAAATAATAAAATCATGAATCATGACATCCATGATTTATTTGAAAATATATTTAAAACACTGGATGTTAATTTTACAACTACTAATCAAAAATCAGTTGCTAAACTATTAAAAACACAAAGTGTTGATGAAGTTAAAACTTATATCCTAGAAACATATAATAATCTAAAAGATAATCCTAATATTAAAAATCTTTCTGGTATGTTCTCTAGTAAAATTTCTAAAGGTGAACGGCAAGAACCTTTCACTTCTAAAGTTAT
This genomic interval carries:
- a CDS encoding replication initiator protein A → MINGTGENNMNFIKKNDLDNFTHLQIPKVIWTLFLKKKIDQSTFKIYIELFDRIKLSAYNNWIDEDGNIYIKYSYDELKEILGAKSDGTIANALKQLKELKLLTQVKGFNTSSIFYLSNILEKEVRTKIQEKLKEPSKSDSSSKNCSTIKNCSPVLQKTEEQSSKKLEANHNNYNHNNLNNKIMNHDIHDLFENIFKTLDVNFTTTNQKSVAKLLKTQSVDEVKTYILETYNNLKDNPNIKNLSGMFSSKISKGERQEPFTSKVIKLKKIETPTKEISNSSFDKVKKHLKKQNDTLNILEKEKKENEILDNYFNSLPISKQEEILINAFNLAKKTMGQAPERIIDITSKKVHKYIILRNLNHMEAN